In one Candidatus Peribacter riflensis genomic region, the following are encoded:
- a CDS encoding hypothetical protein (KEGG_SBJ:FG09230.1; KEGG_SBJ:fgr), with translation MYRMASTFHPEEHSHRHEHGPNGNGNGKSLHSKHVREWLGIEGSLNYYSLLGITPADADIPERVHDAATDRIVQLSALLHEENPDHDEAKSITDAIEKVDKCLSDPERRKRYNQSLFAQHPELVAFYQTHTTRSAVAQNLPEHTVEQKKPLQRIAAWVKKNPLVTGISAAVLAGSGALFMATRPHETAKQSDVSAAVAHMPESETLPPATIEKPAKAPDSTPPIATPVAVNVPSPVAAAPAPEPKPEKPAETPAEPVAVASLPTPATVPAKPEIAPASPAPAQPAEAKTSVEQNPAARLPMPTAEELAPFKDLHKSPTLAELSAREILEQARASRDAAEQCALYRVAEQRARAKGDLDGAMAALREMREVFDDDEVILAEAASVVRDAAGQKNGNVALVMQHAQTVTRDLCDGANFEEAKRFLSRLQGRPSTSKQQLTEATRFVAKLEATYIRQNIAGHLETLEQTPGDPAANRAVGEFSCFERGDWSAAQTAYLRKSDDTALSDLATRADRRAMLSAEELLEFAQELLTAYPAKPGVAALALECCDIGKQKVAGPAVVTRLKDLRLTILQKHGAVLPLALHITPQEGQTGQSTLPVTSIETVDLPGSVNLLSGSPADLMQRSNVLRPAWQVSEVNGAPVLEGKSGHHSWISFIHVPLTKEAQEILRSGKPYTFSFTFSRTEAGRTPDNGSQQGGAAFLVPLPTGRHVGLLWDGNMNADFAKRGMYRSGIYASGSDLFDQRAGNAPFRLHRTQPLIQEDGREYVCQGTITPEGPQVRIVANLIEKARNTVLASATLVAPSTIDSNPYLTKEKDSPPLAGPAVGFGGAGGTMTVRGATLAPLHQRKSR, from the coding sequence ATGTACCGCATGGCTAGCACGTTCCACCCAGAAGAGCATAGCCACAGGCATGAGCACGGGCCGAACGGCAATGGGAATGGCAAGAGCCTGCACTCGAAACATGTGCGAGAGTGGCTCGGCATTGAGGGATCGCTGAACTACTACAGCCTGCTCGGTATCACCCCGGCCGACGCCGATATTCCGGAGCGGGTGCATGACGCTGCCACCGACCGCATCGTACAGCTCTCGGCGCTCCTGCATGAGGAAAATCCCGACCATGACGAAGCGAAGAGCATCACAGATGCCATAGAGAAAGTGGATAAGTGCCTTTCGGATCCCGAGCGGCGCAAGCGATACAACCAGAGTCTGTTTGCACAACATCCGGAACTGGTGGCGTTCTACCAGACGCACACGACGCGCTCAGCCGTTGCGCAGAACCTACCGGAACACACCGTCGAGCAGAAGAAGCCGCTCCAGCGCATTGCTGCGTGGGTGAAGAAAAATCCTCTGGTCACCGGCATTTCCGCAGCCGTCCTCGCGGGTTCCGGAGCCCTCTTCATGGCTACACGACCGCATGAAACGGCAAAGCAGTCTGATGTGTCGGCGGCTGTCGCGCACATGCCCGAAAGCGAAACCCTGCCGCCAGCAACCATCGAGAAACCCGCAAAAGCGCCTGATTCGACGCCCCCAATCGCAACACCCGTTGCGGTGAACGTTCCTTCCCCGGTTGCCGCGGCACCCGCCCCGGAACCGAAACCGGAAAAACCCGCCGAGACACCGGCGGAACCGGTAGCCGTGGCGTCGCTCCCCACTCCTGCCACTGTTCCGGCCAAACCGGAAATTGCCCCCGCGTCTCCCGCTCCCGCTCAGCCAGCCGAAGCGAAAACCTCTGTGGAGCAGAACCCCGCCGCCCGCCTTCCGATGCCCACAGCCGAGGAGCTGGCCCCGTTCAAAGATTTGCACAAGAGCCCGACACTCGCCGAACTCTCGGCCAGAGAAATTCTGGAACAGGCACGCGCCAGCCGTGATGCGGCGGAACAGTGCGCGCTCTACCGTGTCGCGGAACAGAGGGCACGCGCCAAGGGAGATCTGGATGGCGCCATGGCCGCGCTCCGCGAAATGCGCGAGGTATTTGACGACGACGAGGTGATCTTGGCCGAAGCGGCCTCCGTCGTACGCGATGCCGCCGGACAGAAGAATGGCAACGTGGCGCTGGTCATGCAGCATGCACAGACGGTGACGCGGGATCTCTGTGATGGCGCCAACTTCGAAGAGGCGAAGCGCTTTCTCTCGCGCCTGCAGGGCCGCCCTTCCACGAGCAAGCAGCAACTGACCGAAGCCACGCGCTTCGTGGCGAAACTCGAGGCGACCTACATCCGGCAGAACATCGCCGGGCACCTCGAAACTCTGGAGCAGACTCCCGGCGACCCCGCAGCGAACCGGGCAGTCGGTGAGTTTTCCTGTTTCGAGCGCGGCGACTGGTCTGCCGCACAGACCGCCTATCTGCGCAAATCGGATGATACCGCACTGAGCGACCTCGCCACACGCGCGGACCGGCGCGCGATGCTCTCTGCAGAAGAACTGTTGGAGTTTGCCCAAGAGCTCCTCACAGCGTATCCCGCCAAGCCCGGCGTTGCCGCGCTCGCACTTGAATGCTGCGACATCGGTAAGCAGAAAGTCGCGGGACCAGCTGTCGTCACACGTCTCAAAGATCTGCGGCTCACGATTCTGCAGAAACATGGGGCGGTTCTGCCACTGGCCCTCCACATCACTCCTCAGGAGGGGCAGACAGGCCAGTCGACTCTTCCTGTGACCTCGATAGAAACGGTGGATCTCCCCGGTTCTGTGAACCTGCTCAGTGGCAGCCCCGCCGACCTCATGCAGCGCAGCAATGTCCTCCGGCCGGCATGGCAGGTCTCGGAGGTGAATGGCGCTCCGGTGCTCGAAGGAAAATCGGGGCATCATTCATGGATTTCGTTCATTCATGTCCCCCTGACAAAGGAAGCGCAGGAGATCCTGCGCAGCGGCAAACCCTACACGTTCTCGTTCACCTTCTCGCGCACCGAAGCAGGCAGGACGCCGGATAACGGATCCCAGCAGGGAGGAGCCGCCTTCCTCGTTCCACTGCCCACCGGCCGGCACGTCGGTCTGCTGTGGGACGGGAACATGAACGCGGATTTCGCCAAGAGAGGAATGTACCGGTCTGGCATCTACGCCAGTGGATCTGATCTCTTCGACCAGAGAGCCGGAAATGCGCCGTTCCGCCTCCACCGCACCCAACCCCTCATCCAGGAAGACGGACGGGAGTACGTGTGTCAGGGCACCATCACGCCCGAGGGCCCGCAGGTCCGCATCGTCGCGAACCTCATCGAGAAGGCGCGCAATACCGTCCTCGCGTCAGCGACCCTCGTCGCCCCATCAACGATTGATAGCAATCCCTATCTCACCAAGGAAAAGGATAGTCCCCCACTCGCCGGACCGGCCGTAGGATTCGGCGGAGCCGGCGGCACCATGACCGTGCGCGGCGCCACACTCGCTCCGCTCCATCAGCGCAAGAGCCGCTGA
- a CDS encoding NAD-dependent DNA ligase LigA → MEKRAAAARIEKLRKEIWRLNRAYFIENKPAASEDVRDALKQELIALEKEHPDLVTPDSPTQRVGAPLDGRLPKVKHLSPKESLSDMFSREEIEEWMDQMRRALGKEDMHFHCIVELKIDGLNISLVYEKVQGEPRYRFLRALTRGNGIEGEDVTHTVRTIEALPLGFPAKESEKLPKYLEISGEVYMTKAALKHLNKDLPDAEKFANPRNAAAGSVRQLDPKVTASRDLRILCYALDPHGADALGIETQKELMEFLMEAGFPVHRGFEMCSTVEAIQKVFDGWKKERESLPFDIDGIVIKVTERRLQRDLGSTAKAPRWARAYKFPAEQKTARILDIQLQVGRTGAITPVAHLTPTLVAGTTVARATLHNADEIARLDVRIGDTVVIQKAGDIIPEVVEVLTKLRPHGTKPFHYPKHCPSCGSALERPEGEAVHRCPNPQCAAMRQERIEHFASRHALDIEGLGKETVEVLLAEGLITDPADIFSLTMEDLMGLPLFKEKKATNLLTAIEQARRAPLDRFLFALGIRHIGRETAEILARRLAWPVQETYLEVAEEIGPQVSLFAGGKKNVRVHGIAMAGILATLKKLTAEELAAIDQIGPVVADSLVEWMHDEDNEELLKKFAHAGVIAVQPEGSHAPQIFAGKTFVLTGTLPSLSREQAKTLIKERGGKVSSSVSAKTDYLLAGAEPGSKWDDARKMDVKTIDEKEFLSLLKR, encoded by the coding sequence ATGGAAAAGCGCGCTGCCGCTGCACGCATCGAGAAACTGAGGAAGGAAATCTGGCGTCTCAATCGCGCCTACTTCATCGAAAACAAGCCTGCAGCCAGCGAGGATGTGCGCGACGCCCTCAAGCAGGAGCTCATCGCTCTCGAGAAGGAGCACCCCGATCTCGTCACCCCCGATTCGCCCACCCAGCGCGTGGGCGCCCCCCTGGACGGTCGGTTGCCCAAAGTGAAGCACCTCTCGCCCAAAGAATCGCTCTCAGACATGTTCTCACGCGAAGAGATTGAAGAGTGGATGGACCAGATGCGGCGCGCACTGGGAAAAGAGGACATGCACTTTCACTGCATCGTGGAGCTCAAAATCGACGGGCTGAATATCTCGCTCGTCTATGAGAAGGTGCAAGGCGAACCCCGCTACCGGTTCCTCCGCGCCCTCACGCGCGGCAACGGAATCGAGGGGGAGGATGTGACGCACACGGTGCGCACCATCGAGGCTCTGCCCCTCGGTTTCCCGGCAAAGGAATCGGAGAAGCTGCCGAAGTACCTGGAGATTTCCGGCGAGGTGTACATGACGAAAGCGGCGCTGAAACACCTGAACAAGGATCTGCCCGATGCAGAGAAATTCGCCAACCCCCGCAATGCCGCGGCGGGCAGCGTGCGGCAGCTGGATCCCAAAGTGACGGCAAGCCGCGACCTGAGGATTCTCTGCTATGCCCTGGATCCGCACGGCGCGGACGCACTCGGCATCGAGACGCAGAAGGAGCTCATGGAATTTCTGATGGAGGCGGGGTTTCCCGTGCACCGCGGATTTGAGATGTGCTCGACGGTCGAGGCGATTCAGAAGGTCTTCGACGGATGGAAGAAGGAGCGCGAGAGCCTCCCCTTCGATATCGATGGCATCGTCATCAAAGTGACTGAGCGGCGCCTGCAGCGCGATCTGGGCTCCACCGCCAAGGCGCCCCGCTGGGCCCGGGCCTACAAGTTCCCCGCCGAGCAGAAGACGGCGCGCATTCTGGATATTCAGCTGCAGGTGGGCCGCACCGGCGCCATTACGCCCGTGGCGCACCTGACGCCGACTCTGGTGGCGGGCACCACGGTCGCGCGCGCCACGCTGCACAACGCCGATGAGATCGCGCGGCTGGATGTGCGCATCGGCGACACCGTCGTGATTCAGAAGGCGGGCGACATCATCCCCGAAGTTGTCGAAGTCCTGACCAAACTGCGCCCGCACGGCACGAAACCTTTTCACTACCCGAAGCACTGTCCCAGCTGCGGCTCTGCTCTGGAGCGGCCGGAGGGCGAAGCGGTGCACCGCTGTCCGAACCCGCAGTGCGCGGCCATGCGCCAGGAGCGCATCGAACACTTCGCCTCGCGCCACGCGCTCGACATCGAGGGGCTGGGCAAAGAAACCGTCGAGGTCCTGCTGGCGGAGGGGCTCATCACCGATCCGGCGGATATCTTTTCGCTGACGATGGAGGACCTCATGGGCCTGCCGCTCTTCAAGGAAAAGAAGGCCACGAATCTGCTCACGGCAATCGAGCAGGCCAGGCGCGCGCCTCTGGACCGTTTTCTGTTCGCGCTGGGCATCCGCCACATCGGGCGTGAGACGGCGGAGATTCTGGCCAGGCGCCTCGCCTGGCCGGTGCAGGAGACATATCTCGAAGTCGCCGAAGAGATCGGGCCGCAAGTATCGCTCTTCGCCGGGGGCAAGAAGAACGTGCGCGTGCACGGCATCGCGATGGCGGGCATCCTCGCCACGCTCAAGAAACTCACCGCCGAAGAACTGGCCGCCATCGATCAGATCGGACCCGTGGTGGCAGATTCCCTCGTGGAGTGGATGCACGATGAAGACAATGAGGAGCTTCTCAAAAAATTCGCGCACGCGGGCGTGATCGCTGTCCAGCCGGAGGGCAGTCACGCCCCTCAGATCTTTGCCGGCAAGACGTTTGTGCTCACCGGAACGCTGCCTTCCTTAAGTCGTGAGCAGGCGAAAACTCTTATAAAGGAGCGTGGCGGAAAAGTGAGTTCCTCAGTGAGCGCCAAAACCGACTACCTGCTCGCGGGGGCGGAACCGGGCAGCAAATGGGATGATGCACGGAAGATGGATGTGAAGACGATCGATGAAAAGGAGTTTCTCTCACTCTTGAAGCGCTAA
- a CDS encoding putative dolichol-phosphate mannosyltransferase-putative membrane bound sugar transferase involved in LPS biosynthesis, with amino-acid sequence MPKLSIVLPCYNEEQVVATTVQQVMQWLETGRSDAEVIAVDNASTDSTPSVLRELCQRYPLLRVVTRACNGGYGSSVRSGCDAAQGEIIAWMDADGQFDVQDFDTLLPHLASVDFVSGIRAKRSDSWVRLLLGRMWDGVIRICFGIRARDIDCGMKAFRHDVWPLIRPTITVGDAFNAEFFFRIERCGLTWRQEPVRHYPRLTGTSGSVRLPDILRAFSETTRLFFAARLGRFRCAASHGGPDLTMPSSLHT; translated from the coding sequence ATGCCGAAACTTTCGATTGTCCTGCCGTGCTACAACGAGGAACAGGTGGTCGCCACGACGGTGCAGCAGGTCATGCAGTGGCTGGAAACAGGGCGCAGTGATGCGGAAGTGATTGCGGTGGACAATGCCTCCACAGATAGCACCCCGTCTGTTCTGCGTGAGCTCTGCCAGAGGTATCCGCTCCTTCGCGTCGTCACGCGTGCATGCAACGGGGGCTACGGTTCATCCGTACGTTCCGGGTGTGATGCCGCACAGGGAGAGATCATTGCCTGGATGGATGCGGACGGCCAATTCGATGTGCAGGATTTCGATACCCTCCTTCCTCATCTCGCCTCCGTTGATTTCGTCTCGGGCATCCGCGCGAAGCGTTCTGATTCTTGGGTGCGTCTGCTGCTTGGCCGCATGTGGGACGGCGTGATCCGCATCTGCTTCGGCATCCGCGCACGCGATATCGACTGCGGCATGAAGGCGTTTCGCCACGATGTCTGGCCGCTCATCCGCCCGACCATTACGGTCGGTGACGCGTTCAATGCGGAGTTCTTCTTTCGTATCGAGCGGTGCGGTCTCACCTGGAGGCAAGAGCCGGTCCGGCACTATCCGCGTCTCACGGGAACATCCGGGAGTGTGCGGCTGCCGGATATTCTGAGAGCGTTCAGCGAGACAACCCGGTTGTTCTTTGCAGCGCGGCTGGGCCGGTTTCGGTGCGCTGCGTCTCACGGCGGTCCTGACCTGACGATGCCTTCCTCCCTTCACACATGA
- a CDS encoding glucose-1-phosphate cytidylyltransferase has product MKIVLLCGGKGTRLREETEFRPKPMVPIGGKPILWHIMKTFGFHGFSDFVCCLGYRGEIIKDYFLNYESMNSDFTITLDRKKPIDYHGKPNERHFQVTLAETGADNNSGSRVKQIEKYVDDGDDIFMVTYGDGVADIDIPKLLAFHRSHGKLATVTTVNPASRFALIQFDESGKVVTYKEKPKMHSWISVGYFVFDKRVFDYLSDAPESMLEKEPLERLAQEGQLMAYKHDGFFYAMDTFRDFTFLNDLWNQSNAPWAVWDQERHGSSTLDVSL; this is encoded by the coding sequence ATGAAGATCGTTCTTCTCTGCGGCGGCAAAGGCACGCGGCTTCGCGAGGAAACCGAGTTTAGGCCCAAGCCCATGGTGCCCATCGGCGGCAAGCCCATTCTGTGGCACATCATGAAAACGTTCGGCTTTCACGGGTTCTCTGATTTCGTCTGCTGCCTGGGGTACCGCGGCGAGATCATCAAAGACTACTTTCTCAACTACGAATCGATGAACAGCGATTTCACCATCACGCTCGATCGCAAGAAGCCGATTGATTACCACGGCAAGCCGAATGAGCGGCACTTTCAGGTGACCCTGGCTGAAACGGGGGCAGACAATAACTCCGGCTCGCGCGTGAAGCAGATCGAAAAGTACGTCGATGACGGCGATGACATCTTCATGGTCACGTACGGCGATGGCGTCGCGGATATCGACATTCCCAAGCTCCTCGCCTTCCATCGTTCCCACGGCAAGCTGGCCACGGTCACGACGGTGAATCCCGCCTCGCGTTTCGCGCTCATCCAGTTCGACGAGAGCGGCAAGGTGGTGACGTACAAAGAGAAGCCGAAAATGCACAGCTGGATCAGCGTGGGCTACTTCGTCTTCGACAAGCGTGTGTTCGACTATCTGAGCGACGCGCCCGAAAGCATGCTCGAAAAGGAGCCGCTCGAGCGTCTTGCACAAGAGGGCCAGCTGATGGCGTACAAACACGACGGGTTTTTCTACGCCATGGATACCTTCCGCGACTTCACCTTCCTCAATGACCTCTGGAACCAGAGCAATGCCCCGTGGGCGGTCTGGGACCAGGAACGTCATGGTTCCTCCACGCTCGATGTCAGCCTCTGA
- a CDS encoding CDP-glucose 4,6-dehydratase, with protein MSASDRSAFWRDQPVLVTGGTGFVGSWLVARLLELGAHVVCLVRDWVPESELMHSGAVKRVTLVRGDLCDGALLERILSEYQIDTVFHLAAQAIVGVANKSPVPTFHANIEGTWLLLEACRRTGVKSIVTASSDKAYGEHDVLPYTESMALQGRHPYDVSKSCADLIAQSYAASFGLPVAITRCGNYFGGGDLNWNRVVPGTLRSLLHNERPSLRSDGTFVRDYLYVEDGVEAYLLTAEKLSVSPDLKGQAFNFSYGTPLSVLDVVQKITALMGSDLKPDIRNEASNEIPRQYLDSSKARSVLQWAPRFGFDDAMRRTIQWYRDYFSRNASAS; from the coding sequence ATGTCAGCCTCTGACCGATCCGCCTTCTGGCGCGACCAGCCCGTCCTCGTGACGGGCGGGACCGGCTTTGTGGGTTCCTGGCTTGTGGCACGGCTTCTGGAGCTTGGGGCGCACGTGGTCTGTCTGGTGCGCGACTGGGTGCCCGAGTCGGAGCTGATGCACTCCGGAGCCGTGAAGCGCGTGACACTGGTCCGCGGTGATCTGTGCGATGGAGCGCTGCTCGAACGCATACTTTCTGAGTATCAGATCGATACGGTGTTTCATCTGGCGGCGCAGGCGATCGTGGGCGTGGCGAACAAGAGTCCGGTGCCGACCTTCCATGCCAATATCGAGGGCACGTGGCTGCTGCTGGAGGCCTGCCGGCGCACGGGGGTGAAGTCCATTGTCACTGCGTCTTCGGACAAGGCCTACGGCGAGCACGACGTGCTGCCCTACACTGAGTCGATGGCCCTACAGGGGCGACACCCGTACGACGTGAGCAAATCGTGTGCCGATCTGATCGCGCAGAGCTATGCCGCATCCTTTGGGCTTCCCGTCGCCATCACGCGGTGCGGCAACTACTTCGGGGGAGGGGACCTGAACTGGAACCGCGTCGTGCCGGGCACGCTGCGATCCCTTCTGCACAATGAGCGTCCCAGTCTGCGTTCCGACGGCACGTTCGTACGCGATTACCTGTACGTGGAAGACGGCGTCGAGGCATACCTGCTGACGGCGGAGAAGCTCTCCGTTTCACCCGATCTCAAGGGACAGGCATTCAACTTCTCGTACGGCACGCCGCTCTCGGTGCTGGATGTGGTGCAGAAAATCACTGCCCTGATGGGTTCTGACCTAAAGCCCGACATCCGCAACGAGGCCTCAAATGAGATTCCACGTCAGTATCTGGATTCCTCCAAGGCGCGGAGCGTGCTTCAGTGGGCGCCGCGCTTCGGATTCGACGACGCCATGCGGCGCACCATCCAGTGGTACCGTGACTATTTCTCGCGGAATGCTTCCGCCTCCTGA
- a CDS encoding twitching motility protein PilT gives MKLTPSEVFTSAQEQHASDVHVAAGYPVLLRIDGALSPLSAEKMTAEAAEEFVRAVLGKAQWERLIQDREIDVSFVSESGVRLRVNCHFERGRPGLVARLIPVAIPSLAEVGLQGMIEPFCELQNGLILLTGPTGSGKSTSLAAMLQHINQTRAASVVTLEDPIEFVFPQGKCVIRQRELHSDFTSFPEALRHVLRQDPNVVMVGEMRDLETIAAALTLAETGHLILATLHTPNAVQTIDRIIDVFPPHQQSQIQSQLSLSLKAVIAQRLVPSAKGGRTAVREILMNTPAVANIIRDHRLQELPSVLQTGGEAGMRTFQKDAERLVKEGMITKEVAKGV, from the coding sequence ATGAAACTCACTCCTTCAGAGGTGTTCACATCGGCGCAGGAACAACATGCGTCCGATGTGCACGTGGCGGCGGGGTACCCCGTGCTGCTGCGCATCGACGGCGCTCTCTCGCCGCTCTCTGCAGAGAAGATGACCGCCGAAGCGGCCGAGGAATTCGTGCGCGCGGTGCTCGGCAAGGCGCAGTGGGAGCGCTTGATCCAGGACCGCGAGATCGACGTCTCGTTCGTTTCGGAGAGCGGGGTGCGCCTGCGCGTGAACTGTCACTTCGAGCGCGGACGCCCGGGGCTCGTGGCGCGCCTCATCCCCGTTGCCATCCCTTCGCTCGCCGAGGTCGGGCTGCAAGGCATGATCGAACCCTTCTGTGAGCTTCAGAACGGGCTCATCCTGCTCACGGGGCCGACAGGATCGGGCAAATCCACATCACTGGCGGCGATGCTGCAGCACATCAATCAAACCCGGGCCGCGAGTGTCGTCACGCTCGAAGACCCCATCGAATTTGTCTTTCCGCAGGGCAAGTGCGTCATCCGCCAGCGCGAACTGCACTCCGACTTCACCTCGTTCCCCGAGGCGCTGCGCCACGTGCTGCGGCAGGACCCCAATGTGGTGATGGTGGGCGAGATGCGCGATCTCGAGACCATCGCGGCAGCCCTGACCCTGGCCGAGACGGGGCACCTGATCCTCGCCACGCTGCACACACCCAATGCCGTGCAGACCATTGACCGCATCATCGATGTCTTCCCTCCGCATCAGCAATCGCAGATTCAGTCACAACTCTCGCTCTCGCTCAAAGCCGTCATCGCCCAGCGGCTGGTGCCATCGGCAAAGGGCGGCCGCACAGCGGTGCGCGAGATTCTCATGAATACGCCGGCCGTGGCCAACATCATCCGCGATCACCGGCTGCAGGAGCTGCCCTCGGTGCTGCAGACAGGCGGCGAAGCCGGCATGCGCACGTTCCAAAAAGATGCCGAGCGGCTCGTGAAAGAGGGCATGATCACGAAGGAAGTGGCGAAGGGGGTGTGA
- a CDS encoding multi-sensor signal transduction histidine kinase yields the protein MTDLPASIEAYLTEAGFSATELLVLKKLLEGEALTLRELAAKTGKSTGVLDLAVKKLLSRRIISREMVNDTPKMLLKSLDAVMKWVKDDTEEKLKAMKSRALDFESFIASLKRESKRPEMEYFEGEEGIKKAYMKLLEVSVKEFLHYRPVTMKEEEDPLAAFRVQYFRERHKRSIFSRVLAPSTSLGRRFQSRDVFEYRETQLIKDEEFPITFEKIIVGETVACFNHAEQRACFLKYPELAHTERTMFELLWRRAKEPPTQPQTVALTLPQSSQPVISLSTRSLSSLREFFLSRNSVALFFGGAVLAAGITYGLWWHTYNLNRERVRERAMAIAATAAMEFDARDIEQLRTKEDVKKPEFMKLVTHLREIKTRNENIRFVYIDRPIEAKDASWAVVADADYGTPDEDLDGDGIIEDFEQLTMPGQIYPHVDPLFQERLHRPAADFLSDEWGAYCDASAPIFDAEGKAIAVLFVDIDLQQVRDLTSQSFKVAYVFLGLFLFFVFIRLAAFNRPLFFELLKVLRSRGVLMILGVCALISLGVTWGMYRYSYNLNLQRVREQVTAIAATAAPEFDVEDLDQLHTWHDVEKTVYKKVVAQLQDIRKRNATVRYVYILRATDDPYFYEFVADADSLNIRSFSDFSEDGLRNDISPPGYSYYDYEGVKSSLMKAMHEPFADHQMVYDLWGEWISGHAPIKDKNGKMNAIIGVDVDASKVDALSRQAFSPIFLFASLFSLLVFVRFITFVSPRFIKHLRR from the coding sequence ATGACTGACCTCCCCGCCAGCATCGAGGCGTATCTTACGGAAGCAGGATTCTCTGCGACCGAGCTCCTGGTGCTCAAAAAGCTCCTCGAGGGCGAGGCGCTGACACTCAGGGAACTGGCCGCCAAAACGGGCAAATCGACGGGGGTTCTGGATCTCGCCGTGAAGAAGCTCCTCAGCCGCCGCATCATCAGCCGCGAGATGGTGAATGACACGCCCAAGATGCTCCTCAAGTCTCTGGATGCGGTCATGAAGTGGGTGAAGGACGATACCGAGGAGAAGCTCAAAGCCATGAAGAGCCGTGCCCTGGACTTCGAATCGTTCATTGCGTCGCTCAAGCGCGAGAGCAAGCGGCCCGAGATGGAGTACTTCGAGGGCGAGGAGGGCATCAAGAAGGCCTACATGAAGCTCCTGGAGGTTTCTGTGAAGGAGTTTCTGCACTACCGCCCCGTCACGATGAAGGAGGAGGAAGACCCGTTGGCGGCCTTCCGCGTGCAGTACTTCCGCGAGCGGCACAAGCGGAGCATTTTCTCGCGCGTCCTGGCGCCCTCCACCTCTCTCGGGCGGCGCTTTCAGTCGCGCGACGTGTTCGAGTATCGCGAGACACAGCTCATCAAAGACGAGGAGTTCCCCATCACGTTCGAAAAGATCATCGTCGGCGAGACGGTGGCGTGCTTCAACCATGCGGAGCAGCGCGCGTGCTTTCTCAAGTATCCCGAATTGGCGCACACCGAACGCACCATGTTCGAGCTGCTGTGGCGCCGTGCCAAAGAGCCGCCCACGCAGCCGCAGACCGTGGCTCTCACCCTCCCGCAATCTTCCCAGCCGGTGATCTCTTTGAGCACGCGGTCACTCTCGAGCCTGCGTGAGTTCTTCTTAAGCCGCAATAGCGTGGCGCTCTTCTTTGGGGGTGCCGTGCTGGCTGCGGGCATTACCTATGGGCTGTGGTGGCATACGTATAATTTGAATCGCGAGCGGGTGCGGGAACGGGCCATGGCGATTGCCGCCACTGCCGCCATGGAGTTTGATGCCAGAGACATCGAACAGCTTCGTACGAAGGAGGATGTGAAGAAGCCGGAGTTTATGAAGCTCGTGACGCACCTGCGCGAGATCAAGACACGCAATGAGAACATCCGATTTGTCTACATCGATCGTCCCATTGAGGCGAAGGACGCATCATGGGCAGTGGTTGCAGATGCCGATTACGGCACGCCGGATGAGGATCTGGACGGGGACGGTATTATCGAGGATTTTGAGCAGCTCACTATGCCCGGGCAGATCTATCCACATGTGGATCCGCTCTTTCAGGAGCGACTCCATAGACCGGCCGCAGACTTTCTCAGTGACGAATGGGGTGCATACTGCGATGCATCAGCTCCTATTTTCGATGCGGAAGGGAAGGCCATAGCTGTTCTTTTCGTCGATATCGATCTGCAGCAGGTGCGGGATCTCACTTCACAGTCATTCAAGGTAGCCTATGTCTTCCTTGGGCTTTTCCTCTTTTTCGTCTTCATCCGTCTCGCGGCCTTCAATCGGCCGCTTTTCTTTGAGTTGCTCAAGGTGTTGCGATCTAGGGGAGTGCTGATGATTTTGGGGGTGTGTGCGCTGATTTCGCTTGGGGTGACGTGGGGGATGTATCGGTATAGCTACAATCTCAATCTCCAGCGTGTACGTGAGCAGGTAACGGCAATCGCTGCAACCGCTGCACCAGAGTTTGATGTGGAAGACTTGGATCAGCTTCATACGTGGCATGATGTTGAAAAAACCGTTTACAAAAAAGTGGTGGCACAGCTGCAGGATATTCGGAAGAGAAATGCGACGGTGAGATATGTCTACATATTGCGGGCAACGGATGATCCGTATTTCTACGAGTTCGTGGCAGATGCAGATTCACTCAATATTCGATCATTTTCAGATTTTTCCGAAGATGGACTGAGGAATGACATCAGCCCACCTGGATATTCATATTATGATTATGAGGGAGTCAAATCCTCACTTATGAAGGCTATGCATGAACCATTTGCAGATCATCAGATGGTTTACGATTTATGGGGAGAATGGATTTCGGGGCATGCGCCTATTAAAGACAAGAATGGCAAAATGAATGCAATTATTGGAGTTGATGTAGATGCGAGTAAGGTTGACGCCCTATCAAGGCAGGCATTCTCACCAATTTTTCTGTTTGCCAGCCTGTTTTCTCTTTTGGTTTTTGTACGATTTATCACATTCGTGAGTCCGCGATTTATAAAACATCTTCGGAGATAA